Within the Erigeron canadensis isolate Cc75 chromosome 6, C_canadensis_v1, whole genome shotgun sequence genome, the region ccaaaaaaattaaagttctCTAATTCTCTAACTGAAAAGAATGCTACAATTTAGCATTCTAGTTCTCTCCTACATAATTGGGGACTTAGTTAAAATGTACGGCCCGTATCTGTCCACACAATGGTTCTTAACATGTGTAGTCATCAGAAGCCGATAAATAACTTTGGGAgcacgatatatatatatatatatatatatatgttagataaGAGCATCATCCAAATTTAGGACGACCCGTTTCAAATGCTCCGGTTAGTTGCATATCAATGCCGACCAGActgtaaaatcataaaaatggtgtctttttttataaactacAATACCGAGTTGAATCAATATCCTAAACATTCACATGAAACAATTTgttccttttaatttaaaaaatagcaATCAACGATAATAAAACTTACAGCTAAAACatgaaaacaatatatataaatactaccAATTAATTTGCGTTTCAAAATGGTTGTTACCATTTTGTTTTACCTCATACTGAATGGAGAAAAATACAAATAAGGggtttaatataataattataaaaccaAGGAAGGAAGTGTACGAGACGGCGAACTCTGTTGAGTCGAGGAACCCTACAAAAATTGATTTCTAATTTTTCCTGTTAattaaatagttaataaaaattaaaaacggtAGGATGTGATGTTTTTGGAAGCCCCGTAgatatcctttgcggttgaaACTTGTTCAAAACTAAAGGTTTTTTGGTGTATGTCCTTAcccaagggcatgcccttaggtgtcgttacttatattatttttgtttttagtgaagttaaaggatatgtaaggattttaaagatttataaggatgtgtaagaatttgtaaggatatgatgtggcagctcaagcgTATTTAGCATTGTTGATAGACTAAGGAGTATTTGGGGCAATGTAGTGTAAATTTGATATGGTCAAGTCAGTGTCGGCTTAAGCTTTGTCGAGGCCTTAAGCAAGATTAATTTGGGAGGTCTAGTctattaacttttaaattagAATAAccaaagaaactaaaaaaaaatgataatttatCTCATGTACCTAGGTTGTTATTGTGAAAAGAAAGCAAAGAAGTATAGTCCCACATTTTAGGAAACAATCTCTTTtgtaatcaaaatttaataagTAATTGGCTATCGGTTGGACTCGTCGATTTCTTAACTGGTTGtttagtttcttttttatatatttttttgagcGGCTATTGCTTCAAATGTATGTGTGGTGGCCTTTTTTAAAGGGAGCCGTGAGGTGTATTTGTCTAGGTCGATAATATCCATCCCAAAAGTCGAAAGTCTAAAACAGTTGTCTTAGAATATAAAAATGGAGGCCTTTATATTTTGGGGGCCTTAGGCTCATGCCTAACATGACTATATTGTGAAGCCTGCACGAGGTCAAGTTAGAAGTATTTATGAAAACTAAGGGCAAAATTCAAAGAAATTTGAGTAGTTAATTTAGAAGTATCTTGtctttaaatgaaaattaaaggtgaaaacttaaatatcatatttgaattttgacctttgatttttatttaggAGTTAAGATTTTTTCGGCTCGACTCAAATTGAGAAATCAACTTGTAGGAATTGTCACCCTTTTACACTATATTCTCGagtttataattaaaagaaaataatggaTAAGATTGGATAGAAGAGGGGAGGGAAATAAAGTGTATACATATGATATGATGCATTattaagttttatgaaaaataaaagaaatggaaagaaaagaaagaattaaTTGAAGGGTGAAGtggtaattttatatatttatcattctcttcttctctctttcaattctcttcttctctttctAGAATCATACTATCATAAACATTAACACAAACAAACCAGATTTGAAAGAAGATATATACTCAATTTAGCTATTGACTTTATTAACTACTGTAcgttgtcatatatatatatatatatatgtggcaGTAGCGATCTGAATCAAAATCTTTGCAAATAtttattctaataataataataataatctcaaTCGATCTTTTCTTCACAAAATCATCTGAAAGATTGTCATATTCTTCCTTTCTTCGCAAAATcaagaattatatatttttgaccGTTACAGCCGGACTTCACCCCCGGCCAATCTCACCGGAATTCTTTCACCGATCTTCTGCTACCATCTTTACCCCCGAAACCCTTACAGGTTCCTCATCTAAGAAACCAACCACTTCGGGGCCATATTTTACCCGCTACAGGAACATCCCGGCCATCATCATCTTTGGCTGCCTCCTCTGCCGTTTTTCCGGCAAGGGACCTGGACTCCACCATAGTTTGCCTCCTCATCCCTCTATTTTACTTTTCTTCTTAGATACTTTCTGTGGCCATtgaactggaaaaaaaaattgactcacttttaatatattttatctataatttGCCCGTATAATTTGGGTTTATCAGTTTTAATAAATCACTAATAGTCTGCTTGTTTAGTTTGAATTCTGAAGtattgtagtatatatatatatatttttcagatCTGCTCTCTcaattattgatatatatagttAGTGTTTAACCGTTATTTGTTGATTATAACTTCATATCTGCTGATTACTTAGTCTAATTGATATCTAATCTGaagaatttgtttttatttactgTTCTACACtcttcaaaattgttaatttctttcacttttaaataaattttgtgGATTCGTGTAAAATAATAGTTTCCATACGTATTAAGCATATTACAGTTAATAAATCTCATTGCTGCTTTTGTGCCACTAAAATTAGTATTCTTTGTCGgactttattattttgtttggtACATTTATTTGTTGTGTTTTAGTCTAAGCTGTCTCTGTCAAATAGCTATGTGAGGTCATGTCCTTCGGATTTAGGGGCGGGCAGGCATAGGGGGGTTTTGGCTAAAGTAAAGAGAACCTTTAGGCTTAGATTCGGCAGTTGGAATGTAGGCACCCTTACGGGAAAGTTTTTAGAACTAGCAGATGCCCTGGGTAGATGTAATGTAGACATTGCATGCTTTCAAGAAACTAAGTGGACGGGGAAAAGTACTAGAAAGGTGAATGGATACAAGCTATGGTACTCTGGAGCGCCTAAGTCGATTAATGGAGTAGGGATCATCGAACGACTTAAAGACTTCGTTGTGCTCGTGGAAAGACACGGGGATAGGTTGATGTTGGTGAGATTGGTGATACAAAAGGAGACAATCAATGTGATCAGCACGTATGCTCCCTAGTCGGGCTTGGGAGCGGGAGAGAAGAAAAGTTTTTGGGACTCACTGGATGAGCTTGTGAGGAGCTGCCCTGTTGACCAACGACTAGTGTTAGGAGGAGACTTACACGGGCATATAGGAGTTGAGTCAGACGGCTACGCGAGTGTACACGGGGGTTTAGGGTTTGGAGTGAGGAACGATGAGGGTCGCACGATATTGGACTTTGCTACTGCCCACGATCTGGTTATTGTAAACTCTTTTTTCCGAAAGAGGGATTCTCAGATGATTACCTTTCAGAGTGGCCTAAATAAAACTCAAATCGACTACTTTTTGGTGCGTAAAGGCGATTTTAGGGCTTGCAAAGATTGCAAGGTACTCCCGAGAGAGGCGGGTTTCTCCCAACATAAACTTTTGGTAATTGATTTGCTCCTGAGTAGAAGAGCAACCAAGACAGAGAAGGCTGTAAAACCAAGAATCCTCTGGAAAAACCTGATGGGTGAAGCAGCAGAGAGGTTTAGGTCGGAGACTAGTTCAAGGTTCACAAAGGAGATAAGAGAAGGTTCGCATATGGAAGCTGATGAGTTGTGGACACTCTTGGCAGGGGGTATGAGGGAGACGGAAAAGGAGGTACTAGGGGTAACTAGAGGAACTGGATGACAACGGAGAATGGGTAGGGAATCTTGGTGGATTAGCGAAGAGGTCCAGTCCAAGGTCGCGACAAAACTTAAGTGCTTTAAGGATCTTGTCAAAAGCCGCCAGAACGGGACAAATGAAGAATGGTCTTTGGCTAGGCAGAGGTACTACGAAGCCAAGAAAGAAGCAAAGAGGACTGTTGCTATAGCAAGAGAAAGAGCGTACGAAGAGCTGTACAAGAAACTAGATTCCAAAGAAGGCGAAAACGAAATCTTCAGAATTGCTAAGGCAAGGGAGAGAAGACGTAGGGATTTAGGGGACGTCATTTATATCAAAGACAAAAGTGGATAGAGCATTGTGAAGGAGGGAGATATTAGGAAAAGATAGGAAGAGTACTTCGCCAACCTGTTTAATGGGAGAGGGTCGGGAAAAATTGAAGGAGGAGAGGTCATCACCGCACACCCAAACACACGTTACGACGACGATGATGCTACGAGGATCAGCCAAGAGGAAGTAAGAATCGCCCTAAAGAAGATGGGGAGAAACAAAGCAGTAGGTCCAGATCAAATTCCAGTTGAGGCATGGAGATACTTGGGGGACGTGGGGATAAGCTTGTTCACAAGCCTATTCAACAAGATTTGGACGAGAGCAAAAATTCTAGAAGAATGGAGACTTAGTGAGGTTATACCTATCTATAAGAACAAGGGGGACGTGCAGAGTTGTAGCAACTATAGGGGCATTAAACTTCTAAGTCATACCATGAAGCTCTGGGAGGGAGTGATTGAGACGAGGCTTAGAAGAGTTACGAAGGTGGCAGAGAACCAATTTGGTTTTATGCCAGGGAGGTCGACGATAGAGGCTATCCACATCACCAGAAGCCTTATGGAAAAGTATAGGGAAAGACAAAAAGCGTTGCACTGTGCCTTCCTAGATTTGGATAAGGCATACGATAGTGTACCACGAGAGCTGATCTGGAGGACGCTCCAAGAGAAAGGAGTTACTGGGAGATACATTAGTGTTATCAGGGACATGTATGACAGGGCGAAGACCGGTGTTCGAACATCGGTGGGGAGCACAGAGCTTTTCTCGGTAGAAATGGGCCTACACCAGGGTTCGGCGCTTAGCCCATACCTTTTTACATTGATCTTAGACGAGTTGTCCAGTGGCCTTCAGGAGGAACTACCGTGGTGCATGATTTTTGCCGATGACATTGCTCTGATTGCGAGATCGACAGAGGAGCTAAACCGAAGGTTGGAGAAATGGAGAGAAGCCCTTGAAGACAATGTTTTGTGTGTGAGCCGAGAAAAGACTGAATACCTACGATGTGACTTCGATAAACAGGGGATAAGTCAAAATGGGGATGAGGTTATTCGCATTGGGGAACGGATATTGGGTCTGAAGGCGTCTTTTAGGTACCGGGGATCGGTGATACACAAATCGGGGGGGGGGGATAGACGAAGACGTGACACATCGAATCGAAGCTGGATGGATGCAGTGGAGGGCATCTTCTGGAGTCATGTGTGATAAGCGGATCCCGCTAAAACTGAAAGGGAAGTTTTACAGAGTCGCTATTAGACCGGCTATGTTATACGGGTCAGAATGTTGGCCGATGACGAAAGCCCAAGCATCTCGAGTAGAGGTAGCAGAGATGAGGATGCTAAGGTGGTCTTGCGGGAAGACCCTATCAGACAGGATCGCCACAGGAGTTTTTAGAGCAgaacttgaagtagggaccatcattaacaagctaagaGAAGGGCCCTTGAGATGGTTTGACCATGTTAGGAGAAGGGATCGAACAGCACCACTAAGGAGAGCGGAGTCTATTCACGTCGAAGGCACACGAAGAAGAGGAAGGCCTAAGATGAGGTGGGATGACCGATTAGCGAAGGACCTAATAGAACTTGGTTTGTCGGAGGACTTGACGTCGGATAGGACGACCTGGAGAACTCGGATTAGAGTAGAGGATTAGGGTAGGGTTTGTCTTTTGCATGCTTTTCCTATTTTGCCTTGCCTAAGGTGGTTTGTGTTGGTTTGACCGGGTGAAGTAGACCCAACTTTGGTGACTCGCCGCCAAAGAAGGCTTTGTCCTGACAGAAGGAGAGGTAGGTCGACGGAGGTGGAAGGACAGAATACCGCAGGTTACGATGGAGTTTCCTGATGGAGGAGGTGGTCAGTGAGGGTAAGGCAAATGGGAATAGGTTTTTGTAGACTTTTGTCATAGACTTTGGTTCTTGGTAACCTCCGTAGTGGTTTTGGCCTGAGTAGAGGGAGGCCAAAAtcgaggggggaggttactcttggCTGCGTTGGAGGACATGACCGATGAGGGTTTATTAGAGGACTAGGACTAGTTTAGGGGTTTTGGGTGCTTGGGAGAGGACTAAGTTTAATGTAGCTAGGCGGCTTTATCAGTGTGTTTCATAGGTTGCGCACCACCCGTTATTTTAGTTTACCGTAGCGGCCTAAGGTATCTAGCTCCGTAGGTTGTTTAGAAAATACTTTAACCTCCTTAGTTTTTAGTCATTTCTTATGTATAGGTAGGCTTTGTTTATTATGCTCTTACTTTTTATGTTGTTATTTGCGTAATATGGTTGCTAGAGTTTATGTTATGTGCTAAGGCTTTGTTACCGTACGCTTGCTACCCTTCCCTACTCGTAAGGAGGCATACCCGGCAGACCCAGAGGACAGGTATTATCGTCTTATCATgttctcggcagacaggtataaacactttac harbors:
- the LOC122604484 gene encoding craniofacial development protein 2-like codes for the protein MVNYVRSCPSDLGAGRHRGVLAKVKRTFRLRFGSWNVGTLTGKFLELADALGRCNVDIACFQETKWTGKSTRKVNGYKLWYSGAPKSINGVGIIERLKDFVVLVERHGDRLMLSGLGAGEKKSFWDSLDELVRSCPVDQRLVLGGDLHGHIGVESDGYASVHGGLGFGVRNDEGRTILDFATAHDLVIVNSFFRKRDSQMITFQSGLNKTQIDYFLVRKGDFRACKDCKVLPREAGFSQHKLLVIDLLLSRRATKTEKAVKPRILWKNLMGEAAERFRSETSSRFTKEIREGSHMEADELWTLLAGGMRETEKEVLGVTRGTG